The Sorangiineae bacterium MSr11954 DNA segment CGAATCGTTTGCGAACCTCGTCGCGCGGCCAGTCCAAAACATAGGCTAGCTGCTCGTCCGAAAGCCTCGGTCCGGCGACGGTGGTCCAGCGCTTGGTGCGCACGGTTTCTTTTCGAAGCGGCACTCTCGATGATGATGATGCGGCCATCTCGAGACATTGAGACTAGCAAGAGCACCAACTCGGACGCCAGTCGATCACGCACCTTGGTACGTAAAAAATAAACCGGATATTGTTTGCACATCCAAGGAGTGCAGCTGCGATGTGCATCACCGATACATCGGTGCCGTCCATTCGATTGCGTGTATTCTGCATTGTTCGAGGGCGGTACACAAAGCCGCTCATGGGCGCGGGTTTGGAGCCATCGTGCACCCGCGCGCCGCGGACCGCACCCGCGCACGGGTTAGCGCGTTGCGAAAAAAAGGCATTGAGCTCGATGGTGTGCATCGAGCCCATGTCCATTCGATGATTTGCATTCGCCGTGCCGGGTTAAGGGGCGGGGGCGGTGAGGCGCTCGACCCACTCGGACGCCTCTTGCACCGCTTGGGTCGCGAGCGACTCGTCGACCGGCACGCCATGGGCTTCGAGCGCCGTCAAATCGTGGAGTTTGGCCAGGGTCAGGTGCGCCGAGGGCGGCAGGCGGCCGCGCGGCAAGAGATCGCGGTAGATCGCTGCGACCAGCGCGGTGTGCTCCAGCGCGGCCGGGCTCTCCGCGTCGAGGAGCCCGCGAACGGCGGCCGCGAGCCCTTCGTAGGCCGCGCGAACGGCGTCGCTCGCAAAGCCGGCTTGGAGCACCACGTGCGCGAGCCTGAGCCGGTCGTGCGCGCGTCCTTTTCGTGCGGCGGGCGGCGGAGCACCCGGCGGCGTGCCCGGCGTACCGGGAGGAGGCGGCACGAGCGTGGGGGTCAGCACCGCCGGGGCCGCCGCATGATCGCTCTTGGCCGGCGGCAGCTCCGCCGAGGCCAAGGTGTTCGGCGCGATTTCCATGGTCGCGGCCTGCGCCGGATCCTGAACGTTCTCCAGGATATCGCGCACCTGCTTCAAGAAGAGGCCGAAGGTGGGCGCGTCCAGCTCCTCGATATCGCTCGAGACGTCGAGCGCGGCCGCTTGCACGTTGCGCTTGCCCGCGAGCATCTTTTCGATGCCCAGCTCGATGCCGCTCTCCGCGCACAGATAAATGACGGACACACCGCGCGTCTGCCCCATGCGGTGCGCGCGGGCCGTGCGCTGATCGAGCCGCGCAGGGCTCCACGGCAAATCGAGGTGGATCACATAGGTCGCCACCTGCAGATTGAGCCCCACGCCGCCCGCGTCGGTCGAAAGCAGCACGCGCGCCTCCGACGATTCGCGGAATCGATCGAGCAGCGCGGGGCGCTTCTCCGCCGGGATGCCCCCGTGCAAGATCACGTGCCCGATGCCTTGCGCGTCGAGCCGCTGGGCGGCCAGCTTGAGCATCTCGGTCCACTCGGAGAAGACGAGGACCTTGCTCGTCCCCTGCGCCGCGATCTCCCCGATGAGCGCCTCGAACTCATCCAGCTTCGGCGAGCCTTTTCGCATGGGATCGCAGAGCTCGAGCGCGGAGCACGCCTGGCGCGCCTTGACCAGGCACGCGCCGAGCTTCTTCTGCTCGTCGGCCTTGAGCGGCCGCCGCTCGGCGATGGCCAGCCAGCGCGCGGCCTCGGTGCGGTACTCCTCTTCGAGCTCCAGCTGCTCCGGCAGCATCGCGGTGTAGCGCGCTTGCTGCGTGAGCGCGGGGAGCTGCGTCAGCACGTCTTCTTTGCGCCGCCGCACCACCGCCGGGGCGATGCGACGGCGCAAGGCCGCGAGGTTTTTGTACCCCACCACGCGCCCCTTCGAGTCCTGCTCGTGGAAGTCCAAGTTGAACTTCCACAGAGGGCCGAGCAGGTCGGGGTCGAGGAGCTGCACGAGCGAATAGAGATCGTCGAGCCGGTTCTCCACGGGCGTGCCCGTGAGGACGAACGCGAAGCGCGAAGGGATCGCGCGCAAGGTGGCCGCCGTCTTGGTGCGGAAGTTCTTGGCGCGCTGCGCTTCGTCGTAGATGACGACGTCGGCGTCGAGGGCCTGCAGCCGGGAGAGCTCGCGCCACGTGAGCTCGTAGTTGAGGATTTTGTACGGCGCGTCGGACGCGAGCCGCTCGCGGCGCTCGTCGGGGCCGCCGCCGATGACCACCGCGCGCTGCCCGGTGAAGCGCTCGATCTCGCGCTGCCACTGGTGCTTCAGCGAGGCGACGGTCACGATGAGCACGCGCGAGGCCTCACCCCGCTGGCGCAGCACCTCGCACGCCGCGATGGCCTGCGCCGTCTTGCCCAGGCCCATGTCGTCGGCGAGCATCGCGCGGGTGGCCGACACGAGGTGCAGCGCGCCATCGCATTGGTACGGAAAGAGCGGGAAGCGGAGCACGTCGACCCCGAGCCGCCCTTGCGCGTGCGCCTCGCGCACCTCGGCGCCGCGGGTCTCCTGCCAGATGCGGGTGCGCAGCCGGTCGAGC contains these protein-coding regions:
- a CDS encoding DEAD/DEAH box helicase — translated: MRKIQLEPVRHQAPTCDNYGHAATVRQFEVATRIHRAHVEAFEIAQLGEAVEGTYRVTGASGTSYDVDIVTGTATDDTCTCADFLGNDLGTCKHLEAVRRAVWNNRALRTEFIQLTRTPSRPTVTVHAVGGLSLQLLGKMTDKSLAALGWAREREGGSKLVPIPKVDARAHRELFETEASGELRVVRAVVPALDRLRTRIWQETRGAEVREAHAQGRLGVDVLRFPLFPYQCDGALHLVSATRAMLADDMGLGKTAQAIAACEVLRQRGEASRVLIVTVASLKHQWQREIERFTGQRAVVIGGGPDERRERLASDAPYKILNYELTWRELSRLQALDADVVIYDEAQRAKNFRTKTAATLRAIPSRFAFVLTGTPVENRLDDLYSLVQLLDPDLLGPLWKFNLDFHEQDSKGRVVGYKNLAALRRRIAPAVVRRRKEDVLTQLPALTQQARYTAMLPEQLELEEEYRTEAARWLAIAERRPLKADEQKKLGACLVKARQACSALELCDPMRKGSPKLDEFEALIGEIAAQGTSKVLVFSEWTEMLKLAAQRLDAQGIGHVILHGGIPAEKRPALLDRFRESSEARVLLSTDAGGVGLNLQVATYVIHLDLPWSPARLDQRTARAHRMGQTRGVSVIYLCAESGIELGIEKMLAGKRNVQAAALDVSSDIEELDAPTFGLFLKQVRDILENVQDPAQAATMEIAPNTLASAELPPAKSDHAAAPAVLTPTLVPPPPGTPGTPPGAPPPAARKGRAHDRLRLAHVVLQAGFASDAVRAAYEGLAAAVRGLLDAESPAALEHTALVAAIYRDLLPRGRLPPSAHLTLAKLHDLTALEAHGVPVDESLATQAVQEASEWVERLTAPAP